From the Passer domesticus isolate bPasDom1 chromosome 35, bPasDom1.hap1, whole genome shotgun sequence genome, one window contains:
- the NOP53 gene encoding ribosome biogenesis protein NOP53, with the protein MGEDPLDAPLAGQDPWYLQQTKRMRVQRPPRLQAKPSPLPPVEVIGQGGSYNPPFQAHQELLLRALEVETRRRREEEKVERRLKVTEEPPSQEAVLREQLQGLLEEEEEEEEGQQEKEDEEQRDPPRHREQPQRKTEKQRRKEKELREKAGARARARLALQRRQGLFQLRSLRRALLLRDGTGAGARARARLALQRRQGLFQLRSLRRALLLRDGTRGWVYGEFIYGVCAQAGARARARLALQRRQGLFQLRSLRRALLLRDAELRRRRLLRDRRRRLRETAPKRLGRLRYEDPDPEVQLSEELPESLRSLRPEGNVLRDRFKSLQRRNMIEPRLRAKFKRRYRVKYVEKRSFREGDVSPGVLGGEPQNSGPPLDPLPHFCSRL; encoded by the exons CGCCCCCCCCGGCTCCAGGCCAAGCCCTCGCCCCTCCCCCCCGTGGAGGTCATCGGCCAGGGGGGCTCCTACAACCCCCCCTTCCAGGCCcaccagga gctgctgctgcgggCGCTGGAGGTGgagacgaggaggaggagggaggaggagaaggtggaGAGGAGGCTGAAGGTCACCGAGGAGCCGCCCTCACAG GAGGCCGTGCTGCGcgagcagctgcaggggctgctggaggaggaggaggaggaggaggaagggcagcaggagaaggaggacGAGGAGCAGCGGGATCCGCCCCGGCACCGGGA gcagccccagcgCAAAACCGAGAAACAGCGGCGCAAGGAGAAGGAGCTGAGGGAGAAG gctggtgcccgtgcccgtgcccggcTGGCCCTGCAGAGGCGGCAGGGGCTGTTCCAGCTGCGCTccctgcgccgggccctgctgCTGCGGGACGGGACCGGG gctggtgcccgtgcccgtgcccggcTGGCCCTGCAGAGGCGGCAGGGGCTGTTCCAGCTGCGCTccctgcgccgggccctgctgCTCCGGGACGGGACCCGGGGCTGGGTTTATGGG GAGTTCATTTATGGGGTTtgtgcccaggctggtgcccgtgcccgtgcccggcTGGCCCTGCAGAGGCGGCAGGGGCTGTTCCAGCTGCGCTccctgcgccgggccctgctgCTGCGGGACGCGGAGCTGCGGCGCCGGCGGCTGCTGCGGGATCGGCGCCGGCGGCTGCGGGAAACGGCCCCGAAACGGCTGGGACGGCTCCG CTACGAGGATCCCGACCCCGAGGTGCAGCTGAGCGAGGAACTGCCCGAGTCCCTGAGGAGCCTCCgg CCCGAGGGGAACGTGCTCAGGGATCGCTTCAAGAGCCTCCAGAGGAGGAACATGATCGAGCCGCGCCTCAGGGCCAA attcAAGCGGCGTTACCGGGTGAAATACGTGGAGAAAAGATCCTTCCGGGAAGGTGACGTGAGTccgggggtcctggggggggaGCCCCAAAATTCGGGACCCCCCCTTGACCCCCTCCCCCATTTCTGTTCCAGGCTTTGa